The Candidatus Rokuibacteriota bacterium genome includes the window GCTTCGGCCGGCCTCCAGAAGCGCCCAGTAGCACTTCTCCGCATTCTTGCGGCTCTCCTCGGAGTCCAGATCGAACAGCAATGGCACGGTACTGTCAAAGCACCTGTCGGACAGGCTGGTCAGGGTCATGAGGGGCTCCAACCGATGCTCCCGCATGATGGCCGTGACCATTCGCACATAGGCGGTAACGCGGTCTCGCGTCATCGGCACAAGCGGCGAATACCATGACACGCCGCAGCCGTCACGCGCCGGATCCATTGCGGACCCAACGCGAGGCTGCTTCCGGTTGTTCCAATAGCACAGGGGCAGCGCGGTCTCATTCGGCCGACCGGCAACCAGCTCCAGAGAGCGTTCAAGCATGTCCAGGTTCCGACCGAGCTTCGAGCGAAGATAGCTCGGCAATACACGTCCAACTCGGGCGAGTGTCCGTCCGCCCTTCGGACTGATGAATACCAGTCGAGAGGCCAAAGGCCTGAGAAGAGCCCGGATCTCACGCTGCGCCGCCTTCACAACTCCCTTGGAGCCATAGAGGGTGCCGAATCCCGTCCAGGGCATCACCTGATTGCTGCGACTGAGCTCGGCGAGCAATTCCGGCGAGATGAGGCCATCGGAGTCCAATCGCTCGCGCGGATAGGGTACCGCCATGGCCAACACGCGATGCGCGTTCATCAGGTTGATGCCGCCGACGACTCCCGGGTATCGGGCAATCACCTCGCGCACGAGATCCACCAGGCCCCCGAGCTGCTCCGGCTTCTTCAAGCCGAAGAGAAAGACCTTGATGGCATCGGGACGACGAGCGAGCACGATCGTCATTTGAGTCACGACGCCAAAGCCGCTCTGCGAGAAGAGGCCGTCAAGATAGGGGCCGATCCCCCACTTGAACGCACGGTCGAGCGGTTCTCCATTGAGCGCGGACAGTGCGGAGCGGTAGACGCGCCCATCCGGCAACACCGCCTCGAGCGCCATCACGGCGCCGAAATGATCGGCATGGGGCGTGATTCCGTAGCCGCGCTCGAGCGCATTGCCAACAATGCTGCACGTCGGACCCGCACCTGTCACGGGCACCAGGTACGGGTGTTTTCCGCGGTCAAGGAACTCGGCGAGTTGCCCCTGGGTCACGCCCGGCTCTACGGTCACCAGGCCTGTATCCGCGTCAAACTCCAGTATCCGGTTGAGTCCGGAAAGGTCGAGGATCACGCAGTCTTCGGCAGGCGGCAAGGCCGTTCCATATCCCCAGTTGTGGCCGGTGCTAATCGGATAGAGAGGGACTTTGAAGCGGGCGGCGATCTCGACGATTGCCGTGACCTGGGATCGTTCCTGTGGTCTGAGCGCCCCCGCCAGCCGACGCTGGACTCCCGTAGTGCAGCGCCCATAGTCGGCTTGTGCCGCCGCGGCGTCCAGAACATGGGATGGGCCGAGAAGCTCGGCCCATCCCCGCAGGGCGCTACGTGTCTCCACCGGAATTCCTCCTGACACAGTCCCGCCACCGGGCCTGCGTCAACTGGGAACTGCTGACCTGGTGCCTTCGCGCATGAGGGGGAAAAGCAGTCTTCGGGTGAACACCCCGACTCCTCCCCACATGGTGATGAACCAGAAGGGCACCCCTCCTGGCGGATTACCCGGGTAGCTCCATTGCCCTGTCCACACGCCGGCGTACTCCACCAAGGCACCCATTATGACCATGTACGCGAGGTACGCAAGATCCATCGGCTCGTGATACAGGGCGAGCGCTATAGCCAAAACTGCTGAGGACAGCAGCGTCAAGCTCCCGGCATCCCTCACCACCGAGAACGGAAGTGCAAACGCAATGGCCAGGACGAGCGCCAACCATCGTCTCCCCTGCGGAGCCTCTCCCCCGAGGAAGCGGATGGTATTGAGAGTGTAGAACCCCCACATGACGAACTCGTAAATCGGCATGCCCAGGGCGTCGGGGTCGCTGAACCGGAATGCGCCCTTGTTCAAGGCGCCGACGTTCATGACGAGGAACAACAGGTTGATGCCGATCATGAGCACGAGCTCGCGCCGGGAGATTCTCCCAAATCCGATAACCCAGACGAGGATCAGCGCCGTGAGCTTGGCCGCATTCCCGGGAATCCACCCCAGTATCGCGACGGACCCGAGCACCTGGAGTACCAGTCTTGCCCGTGTGGATACGAGAACGGAACGAATCCGCATGTCAGCCGAGACTAGTTTACTCGCTTCCCGCCCATGGACGGGCAGATGCATTCAGGCGGACCAGCGTCGCCGTAAGGCCGGCGCGGCCGGTCGCTCAGGGCTCGATGTCCTGCTCCGCAGCCCCTCTCGGACAAAAAAAGAGGCCCCAAGAAGGGGCCTCTGTAGAGCTTGGACAGACGCGTCTTTACGCTGCGATCTTCCTGCGCAGAGCCGCGAGACCAATCACGGCGATTCCGAGAAGCGCAAGGGTGCTCGGTTGCGGGACTCTCGCGCGGACCGGGTCGTCACTGAGAAGCTGCCAGTCGCCTACGGTGCCGCAAGTCAAGGTGACATTCGGGCAGAAGTCGTTCTGGGCGAATACGTCACGCGCCCCAAAGGGTGTGATCTGGCCGTTCGTGTCGAAGGTGCCCGCATACGGCCCGCCGGTCACGTCGAGATAGCCCGCTGCGTCTCCCGTAGAGGGGAACGTGGCGAAGTCGAAGTCTCCATCGATGAAGATCAACGGATTCAGGGGGTCGACCCCGCTATTCCACTTGAGGGTGAGGAACACCCCTCCACCGGCTGCGTTCGAGATGCCGTTGTAACACGGAGTGGTGCTTCCAGGCACACAGCCACCGCCTGCCGCCGCATACCCACCGATGCCCTGCCCCGCGCCGCCGGCAGTAGCGAAAGCGCCGACTGGATTGATGTAGAGGTCAAGCAAGCCGCCGGTCGACTTCACGTTAAGGCCGGTTCCCACCGGTGCGGTGGCGACGACGATGATGTCCCGAAATATGCCCGTGATCTCCGCGCCGTTCTGTCCGTGCACCCAGACGGGGCCGCTGGCATCGGCGGCTTCGATCGTGGTGATTCGGAGGATACCGAAGTTCTCCGAGCCGGGTGCGAGAGCGCCGGTGAAGCTTTCAAAGTTCTGAAGCTTGATGACCACGTCTCCGGCAAAGCCCCCCGTGAGGGTAAAGATCGGAGCCGCATTTGCTTGTGATACAGCCAATGCACTCACGATCCCGAGTGCAATCGCCAGCTTTCTCATTGAGTTCCTCTCCTTTAGCTCTGAGGGACTAGAAAACGTTTCTGCGACAGTACAGCAACCCACGTGCCAGCCCACGGTCTCGGGACCAATTCCATAGAGATATTGCTCAGTTAGCAGAGATCGACCCTCCTCCGAACGTACCGGAACTGGAGTGAACTGTAAACGTTTCCGCCGGGTCTGATTGTACAAGAGACACAAATAGCCGAAAGAGAAGGTAAATCCTCACGATGACTCTCCAGCCCTTCCAAGTGGCACCAGGGCGACAACGGTAGGATTTCCGACAGTTAGTAAATCAGGTAATAAGCCAGGGCGCGCGGTTCTGCATTTGCGAAGGAGCAGGCGAATCGGCCGTGGGAATTGTCTTGTCGAAGAACCTTACGACCCTTGGCTGCTTGCCGCATCAGCGAGACTGAAAGGTTCAATCACGCGGCGTTTTCATAAGTGGCACGTATCTCGCTTCACACTCCCGAACGAAATGTCATCGGGCCAAGGTGTAAGTTTTTTCGACGCGCCCGGCTCCGATCACACGACGCAGGCCTCCAGGATAAGAGCGATCGGTATCTTGGAAGTTGGTCATCGGAAAGACCACCTCGAACAGAAGCGGACACCTCCTGGAAGCTTTGGGAGGTGTTTCACTTTAAGCGCCTTCGTGCGGGCCTTCTGAAGCCGGGTCACGCGATCGTCATGTCGTCGTCAGAGGGGGTGTCACCTGCATAGCTGGACAACCATGACATGTCAGCGGGCTGACGGTCCTCGGTGCGGCCATCGAGCCAGGAGAGAGCCATCTGCTTGATATTTTGGGAGAGAAGTGGCGTCGTACGGCGGCACCTTCAGTGGCGCAGTCTTTGCCTATGAGAGAAGTGGACAGCCTCTGGAGGCCAAGGCTTCCAGAGAGAGGGGAGACATCATAGATGTCGGTATCATCGCTTCAGGCCACGCGTGCAGAAGAGATCTCACCACCGACCCCGAGCCGTTCACGGCTCAAGGCTACCTGGTTCCAGAACGATCAAATCGCAGACGGTCTCGACTTCGGGCTTGCCACCGATCGCCGTACTCTCGAGCAGGCTTTTCGCTTGCAACATGATCAGTACGTCGCACAAGGATACATAGATCCACACCCGTCGAATTGGCGCCTGAGTATTCACAACGCCCTTCCGGCAACGCGTGTGTTCGTAGCCCGGTCCAAGGATTGCGTGGTCGCGACAATGACTCTCATCGCCGATTCGCCAGTGGGTCTCCCGATGGACGAGATCTATTCGGATGAGCTCCGGACGCTTCGGGACGTGGGTCGCGACCTGGCGGAGGTTTCCGGGCTGGCCGTGGATCCCGACTACCAGCCCTCGGGAGTCGCGATTCTCCTGCGCCTCATCCGGATGCTGGTCGTCTATGCCGCCCAGGTGGGGAGCGATCTCTGCATCGCGGTCAACCCGCATCACGCCGCCTTCTACCGCAACGCATTCCACTTTCAAGACATCGGCGGTCTGAAGCAGTATCGCAAGGTCAACGGCGCTCCCGCCGTCGCGCTTCGCCTCGATCTCGCGCTCGCGCGGTCTTTGATGCGCGAGCTGCGCGATGGCCACCCCATGATCAGTGAAGTCCACGGCTTCCTGTTCAGCCCGGAAAACCTCGGACCGGTGCTGGCTCGGCTGGGCGAGGATCTGAAACAGGTTGTTCCGCTGGCAGAGCACGTGGCGTATTTCTTCTCCCGCCACGAAGCGCTCACCAAGGCTTCCGCGGTAGACCGAGCGTACATCCTGGCGGGCTGCGACCCCCGGCCGCCCCGGAAGCCCCTCATGCTCTCGCGGGGCACTCCAAACCGAAGCGTTGTCGACCGGGAGAGACCCCTGCGTCTGGCGCTCGCGTAGTCGTCGTCGCGGGTCCTGCGTCTCGTCCGCAAGGCTACCGCAGAGTCAGTCAGGACC containing:
- a CDS encoding FAD-binding oxidoreductase, which codes for METRSALRGWAELLGPSHVLDAAAAQADYGRCTTGVQRRLAGALRPQERSQVTAIVEIAARFKVPLYPISTGHNWGYGTALPPAEDCVILDLSGLNRILEFDADTGLVTVEPGVTQGQLAEFLDRGKHPYLVPVTGAGPTCSIVGNALERGYGITPHADHFGAVMALEAVLPDGRVYRSALSALNGEPLDRAFKWGIGPYLDGLFSQSGFGVVTQMTIVLARRPDAIKVFLFGLKKPEQLGGLVDLVREVIARYPGVVGGINLMNAHRVLAMAVPYPRERLDSDGLISPELLAELSRSNQVMPWTGFGTLYGSKGVVKAAQREIRALLRPLASRLVFISPKGGRTLARVGRVLPSYLRSKLGRNLDMLERSLELVAGRPNETALPLCYWNNRKQPRVGSAMDPARDGCGVSWYSPLVPMTRDRVTAYVRMVTAIMREHRLEPLMTLTSLSDRCFDSTVPLLFDLDSEESRKNAEKCYWALLEAGRSHGFLPYRVGIQTMNWLSQSDATFWQVVREIKKTLDPYAIISPGRYV
- a CDS encoding PEP-CTERM sorting domain-containing protein, with the translated sequence MRKLAIALGIVSALAVSQANAAPIFTLTGGFAGDVVIKLQNFESFTGALAPGSENFGILRITTIEAADASGPVWVHGQNGAEITGIFRDIIVVATAPVGTGLNVKSTGGLLDLYINPVGAFATAGGAGQGIGGYAAAGGGCVPGSTTPCYNGISNAAGGGVFLTLKWNSGVDPLNPLIFIDGDFDFATFPSTGDAAGYLDVTGGPYAGTFDTNGQITPFGARDVFAQNDFCPNVTLTCGTVGDWQLLSDDPVRARVPQPSTLALLGIAVIGLAALRRKIAA